One part of the Leclercia sp. LSNIH1 genome encodes these proteins:
- the asd gene encoding aspartate-semialdehyde dehydrogenase — MKNVGFIGWRGMVGSVLMQRMVEERDFDAIRPVFFSTSQLGQAAPSFGGTTGTLQDAYDLEALKALDIIVTCQGGDYTNEIYPKLRESGWQGYWIDAASSLRMKDDAIIILDPVNQDVITDGLNKGVKTFVGGNCTVSLMLMSLGGLFAQDLVEWVSVATYQAASGGGARHMRELLTQMGQLHHSVADELANPASAILDIERRVTQLTRSGELPVDNFGVPLAGGLIPWIDKQLDNGQTREEWKGQAETNKILRTASAIPVDGLCVRIGALRCHSQAFTIKLKKDVSIPTVEELLASHNAWAKVVPNDRDITMRELTPAAVTGTLSTPVGRLRKLNMGPEYLSAFTVGDQLLWGAAEPLRRMLRQLA; from the coding sequence ATGAAAAACGTTGGTTTTATCGGCTGGCGCGGTATGGTCGGCTCTGTACTCATGCAACGCATGGTTGAAGAGCGCGATTTCGACGCTATCCGTCCGGTCTTCTTCTCCACTTCCCAGCTCGGCCAGGCTGCACCGTCCTTTGGAGGTACCACAGGCACATTGCAGGATGCTTACGATCTGGAAGCGTTGAAGGCGCTGGATATTATTGTCACCTGCCAGGGCGGCGATTATACCAACGAAATTTATCCAAAGCTTCGTGAAAGCGGCTGGCAGGGCTACTGGATTGACGCGGCCTCTTCGCTGCGCATGAAAGACGACGCCATCATTATTCTTGACCCGGTTAACCAGGATGTCATTACCGACGGCCTGAACAAGGGCGTGAAGACCTTCGTGGGCGGCAACTGCACCGTCAGCCTGATGCTGATGTCGCTGGGTGGCCTGTTTGCTCAGGATCTGGTGGAGTGGGTCTCTGTGGCGACCTACCAGGCGGCCTCCGGCGGCGGCGCGCGCCATATGCGCGAACTGCTGACCCAGATGGGCCAACTGCACCACAGTGTTGCTGATGAGCTGGCAAACCCGGCGTCCGCTATCCTCGATATCGAACGCAGAGTGACTCAGCTGACCCGCAGCGGCGAGCTGCCGGTGGATAACTTCGGCGTACCGCTGGCCGGTGGCCTGATCCCGTGGATCGACAAACAGTTGGATAATGGCCAGACCCGCGAAGAGTGGAAAGGCCAGGCTGAGACCAACAAAATCCTGCGTACCGCTTCCGCGATCCCAGTTGATGGCCTGTGCGTGCGCATCGGTGCACTGCGCTGCCACAGCCAGGCATTCACCATTAAACTGAAAAAAGATGTGTCTATCCCAACCGTGGAAGAACTGCTCGCATCACACAATGCGTGGGCGAAAGTGGTGCCAAACGACCGCGACATCACCATGCGCGAACTGACCCCTGCGGCCGTCACCGGCACATTATCTACCCCGGTAGGCCGTCTGCGTAAACTAAATATGGGGCCGGAGTACCTCTCCGCCTTTACCGTCGGCGACCAGCTGTTGTGGGGTGCTGCCGAACCGCTGCGCAGAATGCTGCGCCAGCTCGCGTAA
- the yhgN gene encoding NAAT family transporter YhgN: MSEIISAAVLLILIMDPLGNLPIFMSVLKHTEPKRRRAIMIRELLIALLVMFIFLFAGEKILAFLNLRAETVSISGGIILFLIAIKMIFPSTEGNSSGLPAGEEPFIVPLAIPLVAGPTILATLMLLSHQYPNQMSHLVIALLIAWGGTFIILLQSSLFLRLLGEKGVNALERLMGLILVMMATQMFLDGIRAWMKG, encoded by the coding sequence ATGAGTGAAATCATTTCCGCAGCTGTTTTATTGATCCTAATTATGGATCCACTCGGAAACTTGCCTATTTTCATGTCGGTGTTGAAGCACACCGAGCCGAAGCGCCGTCGGGCCATCATGATCCGCGAGCTGCTCATCGCTCTGCTGGTGATGTTTATCTTCCTGTTTGCCGGCGAGAAAATTCTCGCATTCCTGAACTTACGCGCTGAAACGGTCTCCATTTCCGGCGGGATCATTCTGTTCCTGATTGCCATCAAAATGATTTTCCCGAGCACCGAAGGCAACAGCAGCGGCCTGCCTGCGGGTGAAGAGCCGTTTATTGTGCCGCTGGCGATCCCGCTGGTCGCCGGGCCGACCATCCTGGCGACGCTGATGCTGCTGTCGCATCAGTATCCGAACCAGATGAGCCATCTGGTGATTGCCCTGCTGATTGCCTGGGGCGGAACGTTCATCATTCTGCTGCAGTCGTCGCTGTTTTTGCGCCTGCTGGGGGAGAAAGGGGTAAATGCGCTGGAGCGGCTGATGGGGCTGATTCTGGTGATGATGGCGACACAGATGTTCCTGGATGGGATTCGGGCGTGGATGAAGGGGTGA
- the gntU gene encoding gluconate transporter: MSTLTLVLTAVGSVLLLLFLVMKARMHAFVALMVVSIGAGLFSGMPLDKIAATMEKGMGGTLGFLAIVVALGAMFGKILHETGAVDQIAVKMLKSFGHSRAHYAIGLAGLICALPLFFEVAVVLLISVAFSMARHTGTNLVKLVIPLFAGVAAAAAFLLPGPAPMLLASQMHADFGWMILIGLCAAIPGMLIAGPLWGNFISRYVELHIPDEITEPHLGENKMPSFGFSLALILLPLVLVGLKTIAARFVPEGSTAYEWFEFIGHPFTAILVACLVAIYGLAMRQGMAKDRVMEICGAALQPAGIILLVIGAGGVFKQVLVDSGVGPALGGALTGMGLPIAVTCFVLAAAVRIIQGSATVACLTAVGLVMPVIEQLNYSGAQMAALSICIAGGSIVVSHVNDAGFWLFGKFTGATEAQTLKTWTMMETILGTTGAIVGMIAFTLLS; the protein is encoded by the coding sequence TTGAGTACGTTAACGCTTGTTTTAACAGCAGTAGGCTCCGTGCTGCTACTGCTGTTTTTGGTCATGAAGGCCCGTATGCACGCCTTCGTGGCTTTGATGGTGGTCTCTATTGGTGCAGGTCTCTTTTCCGGCATGCCGCTCGACAAAATCGCTGCGACCATGGAAAAAGGGATGGGAGGCACGCTGGGCTTCCTGGCGATTGTGGTCGCGCTTGGCGCGATGTTTGGCAAAATCCTGCATGAAACCGGCGCGGTCGATCAGATCGCCGTCAAGATGCTGAAATCTTTCGGTCACAGCCGGGCGCATTACGCCATCGGTCTGGCCGGTCTGATTTGCGCCCTGCCGCTGTTTTTTGAAGTGGCGGTAGTGCTGCTGATTAGCGTGGCGTTTTCGATGGCGCGCCACACCGGCACCAACCTTGTGAAGCTTGTTATTCCGCTGTTTGCCGGTGTCGCCGCCGCCGCCGCGTTCCTGCTGCCTGGCCCCGCGCCGATGCTGCTGGCCTCGCAGATGCACGCTGATTTTGGCTGGATGATCCTCATCGGCCTGTGCGCGGCAATCCCGGGCATGCTCATTGCCGGTCCGCTGTGGGGTAACTTTATCAGCCGTTACGTTGAGTTGCACATTCCTGACGAGATCACCGAGCCGCATCTGGGCGAAAACAAAATGCCCTCCTTCGGCTTTAGCCTTGCCCTGATCCTGCTGCCGCTGGTGCTGGTCGGGCTCAAAACCATCGCCGCGCGCTTTGTGCCGGAAGGCTCTACCGCCTACGAATGGTTTGAGTTTATCGGTCACCCGTTCACGGCGATCCTGGTGGCCTGTCTGGTGGCGATTTATGGTCTGGCAATGCGCCAGGGCATGGCAAAAGACCGCGTGATGGAGATCTGCGGTGCAGCGCTGCAGCCGGCGGGTATTATTCTGCTGGTGATCGGTGCGGGCGGCGTGTTCAAGCAGGTGCTGGTGGATTCCGGCGTTGGCCCGGCGTTAGGTGGGGCGCTTACCGGTATGGGTCTGCCGATTGCGGTGACCTGCTTCGTGCTGGCTGCGGCGGTGCGTATCATTCAGGGCTCCGCTACCGTGGCCTGTTTGACCGCCGTCGGGCTGGTGATGCCGGTGATTGAACAGCTGAACTACTCCGGCGCGCAGATGGCGGCGCTCTCTATCTGTATCGCGGGGGGATCTATTGTGGTCTCTCATGTGAACGACGCGGGATTCTGGTTGTTCGGTAAATTTACCGGGGCGACGGAAGCGCAGACGCTGAAGACCTGGACGATGATGGAAACTATCCTCGGGACGACCGGGGCGATTGTCGGGATGATTGCGTTTACGTTGTTGAGCTAG
- the gntK gene encoding gluconokinase, with translation MSTTNPDHHVYVLMGVSGSGKSAVASEVAHQIHAAFLDGDFLHPRSNINKMASGEPLNDDDRKPWLQALNDAAFAMQRTNKVSLIVCSALKKAYRDQLREGNANLSFIYLKGDFEVIESRLKARKGHFFKTQMLVTQFETLQEPGADESDVLVVDIDQPLDGVVASTIEVINKRQ, from the coding sequence TTGAGCACCACAAATCCAGATCACCACGTTTATGTCCTGATGGGCGTTTCCGGTAGCGGTAAGTCCGCCGTTGCCAGCGAAGTGGCACATCAAATCCATGCTGCGTTTCTTGATGGTGATTTTCTCCATCCGCGCAGCAACATCAACAAAATGGCCTCAGGTGAGCCGCTGAACGACGACGATCGTAAACCATGGCTGCAGGCCCTGAACGATGCGGCGTTTGCCATGCAGCGCACCAACAAAGTCTCGCTGATCGTCTGCTCTGCGTTGAAAAAAGCCTACCGCGACCAGCTTCGCGAAGGTAACGCCAACCTCTCTTTCATCTACCTGAAGGGCGACTTTGAGGTGATCGAAAGCCGTCTGAAAGCGCGCAAAGGGCACTTCTTTAAGACCCAGATGCTGGTGACGCAGTTTGAAACCCTGCAAGAGCCGGGCGCAGATGAAAGCGATGTGCTGGTGGTCGATATCGATCAACCGTTAGACGGTGTTGTGGCAAGCACCATTGAGGTCATCAACAAAAGGCAGTAA